One Paramisgurnus dabryanus chromosome 8, PD_genome_1.1, whole genome shotgun sequence DNA window includes the following coding sequences:
- the gjd1b gene encoding gap junction delta-2 protein encodes MGEWTILERLLEAAVQQHSTMIGRILLTVVVIFRILIVAIVGETVYEDEQTMFICNTLQPGCNQACYDKAFPISHIRYWVFQIILVCTPSLCFITYSVHQSAKQRDRRYSFLYPIMEKEYSREGARKLRNINGILVQHPDSGGGKDEPDCLEVKEIPNAPRGLLHGKSSKVRRQEGISRFYIIQVVFRNALEIGFLAGQYFLYGFSVPGIFECDRYPCLKEVECYVSRPTEKTVFLVFMFAVSGICVVLNLAELNHLGWRKIKAAIRGVQARRKSICEIRKKDMAHLSQPPNLGRTQSSESAYV; translated from the coding sequence GATTCTACTGACGGTGGTGGTTATATTTCGTATCCTCATCGTGGCCATCGTAGGCGAGACGGTGTACGAAGACGAGCAGACCATGTTTATCTGCAACACCCTCCAACCAGGATGCAACCAGGCCTGCTATGACAAGGCCTTTCCCATTTCCCACATCCGATACTGGGTCTTCCAGATCATTCTTGTTTGCACACCCAGTCTGTGCTTTATAACCTATTCAGTGCACCAGTCGGCCAAACAGCGAGACCGTCGCTACTCCTTCCTCTACCCGATAATGGAGAAGGAGTACAGTCGCGAAGGTGCCCGCAAACTGCGCAACATCAACGGTATCCTGGTGCAGCACCCTGACAGCGGCGGCGGAAAGGATGAACCCGACTGCTTGGAAGTGAAGGAGATCCCGAACGCACCGAGAGGTCTCCTCCACGGCAAGAGCTCCAAGGTACGCCGTCAAGAGGGCATCTCTCGTTTCTACATAATCCAGGTCGTGTTTCGCAACGCACTTGAGATAGGCTTCTTGGCAGGCCAGTACTTTCTCTACGGCTTCAGCGTTCCCGGCATCTTCGAGTGTGACCGCTATCCTTGCCTGAAGGAGGTGGAGTGCTACGTGTCGCGCCCTACCGAGAAGACGGTCTTCCTGGTGTTCATGTTTGCTGTGAGTGGCATTTGCGTTGTGTTGAACCTTGCCGAGCTcaaccacctgggctggaggaAAATCAAAGCCGCCATTCGAGGCGTGCAGGCCCGCAGGAAGTCCATCTGTGAGATCCGCAAAAAGGACATGGCTCACCTGTCACAGCCGCCAAACCTGGGCCGGACCCAGTCCAGCGAGTCTGCCTACGTCTGA